A window from Spirochaetota bacterium encodes these proteins:
- a CDS encoding acetyl-CoA acetyltransferase, producing MATGIKDKVAIIGMGCTKFGERWDADANALMVEAFNEAIADAGIDPKEIQAAWLATCFDEVNVGKSALSASIALRLPNIAVTRVENFCASGTEAFRAAVYAVASGAYDIVLAIGCEKLKDIGYGGLPEFSQAIGILNSLWFPNITAPGCFAMLAGGYCAKYGLKMEDVKRAMAHISVKSHANGALNPKAHLQRPVTEEQVLQSPMIAYPLGLFDCCGVSDGAACAIVCSIDVAKGLKKKNFVTVKALQISVSNGEEMAFSNWDGAHVVNTEKAAVRAYQEAGIKNPREELSLLEVHDCFSITELVTMEDLHISERGKAVNDVLDGFFDSTGKIPCQIDGGLKCFGHPIGASGLRMVYEVYLQLHGRADKRQLKDPRLGLTHNLGGFPMLNVVSVAIVGRYNN from the coding sequence ATGGCTACTGGAATTAAAGATAAAGTTGCAATTATAGGAATGGGATGCACAAAATTTGGTGAGCGGTGGGATGCAGATGCAAATGCACTTATGGTAGAGGCTTTTAATGAGGCGATAGCTGATGCAGGTATTGACCCCAAAGAGATTCAGGCAGCATGGCTTGCTACCTGTTTTGATGAGGTCAACGTGGGTAAAAGTGCTCTGTCAGCATCAATAGCATTACGGCTACCAAATATCGCAGTAACCCGTGTTGAGAATTTCTGCGCAAGTGGCACCGAGGCATTCAGGGCAGCAGTGTATGCGGTTGCATCCGGTGCGTATGATATTGTGCTTGCAATTGGTTGTGAAAAGCTCAAGGATATTGGGTATGGAGGGTTACCCGAATTCAGCCAGGCTATTGGTATTTTAAACAGCCTTTGGTTTCCTAATATAACCGCCCCGGGCTGCTTTGCCATGCTTGCAGGAGGATACTGCGCAAAGTATGGCTTAAAGATGGAAGATGTAAAGCGAGCCATGGCACATATATCAGTCAAAAGCCACGCAAACGGTGCACTCAATCCCAAAGCGCACTTGCAGCGCCCAGTTACAGAAGAGCAGGTATTACAATCACCCATGATTGCGTATCCGCTTGGCCTTTTTGACTGCTGTGGTGTGAGCGATGGTGCTGCGTGTGCCATCGTGTGCAGCATTGATGTGGCTAAAGGATTGAAGAAAAAAAATTTTGTAACAGTGAAGGCGCTCCAGATTTCTGTTTCAAATGGTGAGGAAATGGCATTCTCCAACTGGGATGGCGCACATGTAGTAAATACTGAAAAAGCTGCTGTGCGTGCCTATCAAGAAGCAGGTATAAAAAACCCACGTGAAGAGTTGAGCCTTTTAGAAGTACATGACTGTTTCTCAATAACCGAGCTTGTGACAATGGAAGACCTTCACATCTCTGAACGTGGTAAAGCTGTGAACGATGTCCTGGATGGCTTCTTTGACAGTACAGGTAAAATTCCCTGTCAGATTGATGGTGGACTTAAATGTTTTGGACATCCAATTGGCGCATCAGGGCTTAGGATGGTGTATGAAGTCTATCTCCAATTGCATGGAA